In the genome of Drosophila kikkawai strain 14028-0561.14 chromosome 2R, DkikHiC1v2, whole genome shotgun sequence, the window GCCAGTCCAAGTCTCTTATCACATTCCTATGTCCCTCAATAGCCTCCTTTATCTTACCAGTTAGCACATCATAAACTGCAAAAtagttaaaacaaaatataaatgatgAAGAGAAAACCTTGAATAAGATTTTCCAGCTCACTTATAATACGTCCCGTGGCACAGCCCGTGTAAATGTAGCGCTGGCCTGTTTGCTCCATCGGCGAGAACTTCGCCCTTAACAATGTTTTGGTTACTCGATGACCGCGATAGGTCATTATGCTTGTGTCTCCGTCCAGCGGCTTGTGAGGATTGTAAACTGCAAGGCAATGTTAATCGGATGTGAGACGGAATATATAGGTTTTATAAAGTTAAGAGCTTACATTCGCGCGGCACTCGATTCCAGCGGTAGTCCCACATGGTAAGATccaactgctgctgcctggCGCGACTGCGGTTGCGCAAGTTGCTGGGCTTCCTCATGTCCCAGATCTTGATGCTTTGGTCTTTGGAATTGGACAGCACATGGTAGCCGTCGTTACGTGAATCAATGTATGTCACGCCGTCGTAGTGGCCAATGAAGGAGGCCACCGATTTGGAGAACTCGCGCGAGCGAAATGTGGTGCGCAGATCGAACACCTTGAGTAAGCCGTCATCGCAGCCGGCAATTATCACATTTGGGTCCTTGTCGTGCAGGAAGCACACGGAGTTCACATCGGTGCCGGGCATGCGGTGGGTACGCAGGATCTGGGTAGACCGCGTGCGAATGTCGGTCACAATGACCGTGGCGTTGTTGCTGGCCCCGACGATCTTGTCTCCGGTGGGCGAGTAGCGCAGAGAGAATATGGCCAGGCGATGGTTGGGCAGGCCTTGCACGTCGATCCACTGGCAGTCATCATCGGTGCCATTTACGGGCATCACGAAAACTGAAAGGAAGCAAAGGTAAATAGGCAATTTGTGAAAAGCGTCGACCACCTACATGTACGGGACCATGTGCTGTAGGCAAAGTGCTGGCCATTTGGGCTGAAATCTGCGTCGACGATGCTCCATTCGACGTCGCGGGCCCGGATACGTTTGAGCAGATGGTATGTGCCCTTGGCACCGTCGTAGATGCGCACAATGCCATCTGGAACGGATAAGACCTTTATATCTGAGCTGCAAGCGAAATATAACCAAATGCTGACCTTGGCAGGCGGTCAGCAGCATGCTGCCACTGCGATTGAACTTGGTCACGAACACTTTGGAGTCCAGCGACATCAGCCGCGtcgattttttatttggtaTGTACAGATTGGAAATGTAGCGCTGCTGGTTCTTCGAAAAGGAGGCACTGTGGGGCGAGGCCAGTCCATTTTCTCGCTGCTGAAGGGCACGCACCAGATTCCAACGATTGTCCGGATGGTGGCTCCCCAGGCCGCTGGAGGCCCTTATCTCCTTGTATATATCGGTGGCCTGCAATCGAAACGATTACCAAAGTTGCTTGCCTTCGGTCGCAGAGGCGGGGTATTTCATCAATACCTGAAATTTCTCCAAATCTGGCTTACTCCGTATTATGGGCATTTCGTTGGAGTGATAGCAGGGCGAACGCAGCTCCATGTCCATGGCATTTACGGTAAAATTGATCACGTTGAAGCCCAGCTCGTTGTCGGAATCATCAAAAGTGTCACCGTCATCACTGGTCAACTGAATGCCCAATTGATTTCCCATAATCTTCAGTTAATTTagaaaagtaattttaatttcgtCTTTTGTTATTAAAGTTGAGTTTAGTGAGACCGCAGCCCGGCCAAATACCAAACTAGTCCGAGTCCTTTGTGGTCACACCAAAGTTGCCAGACGTTTCGGTCTcagcgaccaaaagtgccaGACTTTTCGTTGATGTTAACGGCTCTGTTACTCTCATGTTAACACGCACGGAcaatctggtacttttggtcgctcgtgCACGAAAATTCTGGCAACGCTGGTCGCGAATTCTGATTAGAATgtacgatctggtacttttggtcgctcatgcactgacgatctggtacttttggtcgctcatGCACTGacgatctggcaacgctggtcGCTAATGGcacgagcgaccaaaagtaccagatcgtcagtgcatgagcgaccaaaagtaccagatcgttcATTGACGAAGTaattttactttgttttgacattttacttttacacggacgatctggtacttttggtcgctcatgcactgacgatctggtacttttggtcgctcgtgCCATTAGCGACCAGAGTTGCCAGATCGCCAGTGCATGAGCGACcgaaagtaccagatcgtcagtgcatgagcgaccaaaagtaccagatcgtacATTCTAATCAGAATTCGACGTCAAACTAAAATTCCCATAGGAAACTCTAACAAGAACGTTTACTCTagctaaatattaattaaataaatactaactATAAAtggaaactaaaaaatatttaaaaaatttaagaatttaaagaaaatgtaagctgattttttaaaattaaattaagtagtATTTCATTGCCGATTGGTCaagagtttaaaaaatagataaataaatttagagtgatttttaaattttgtaaaaaatagctaaaaataattttgcacTAAATTGGGAACCGTTTGTTGAAGGTTTATGATTAAAAAACTACTTTTGTAAGCCTTTAATTAAGCAGCTCAGTGTTTACAgtatattactcatacgcataATAtacattactcatacgcacgatttaaaattttctataaatCAGCTATTTTAGCTTTTAGCTTAGCTTTTTCGCCATCACTGGCACGGGCTTATTTACCTTTCAGGTGTGCGGCCCAGGTAACCACAGCTTAGTATCTCAAAAGCGATCGGGGAAAACTGAACGGTTCAGCGGCGGACGGTGTGCGTGTGCTCGAATCTTGTGCCTGTGTACTGAACGCGCTCCAGTGTGTGTCTCTGTTTCTGCGCCTGCGCCTGTGTCTGTGTTTGGTAATGAAATTTCGTTACATTCCTAATGCCCGAAACCTGCTGCTGGCCAGGCCAAGACTGATGGAGCCCCTCGAAAAATGCCGAAAATGTGATAAAACAAAGCGCAGAATCGGAATTTCAAAGACGGACCTTGCGAACCGAGCCAAGCTCTGTGCTCTCcccttttgtgtgtgtatatgtgctTGGATCTCGTTGGGGCTCGGATCTCTCGCTTCGAGCGTGTGTGTTTCCCTggctgcgtgtgtgtgtgagtgagagTGGGTGAGTGGTTGTGCGAGCgggccagtgtgtgtgtgtgtgtgtatgaaaTTTATCATAAATACTTTTGCACAAAGCGCGCCCCCCTCTGCAGAAGAAAGTTGTTTAGCATAGTTTATGCGTAAAAGTAATAGAGTAGAGGTAGAGGCGATAGGAGACCCAGTGCCAGAGGAAATGGGGAGGGAGATGGAGAGAGGAAGCCAGAAGTGTGTCAAAAAGGGCCTAGAACtaactgcaacaacaacaacaacaacacaatgCTCCAACGAGAGCTGCTCCCAAACGTCGCGTGTGTATAATCAAGGCGAAAATACTcgtaacaaaaacaataacgaAGCTAGAGGAGATAATTTAGGAAAAACTGGAACGAACGCCGCGCGGCAGACACGAAAAAGTGAAAGATTGCAAGCTGACGTTTGAAGCTGCGACTGCGTCACggcataaacacacacacacacacacacatacatccAACGTcagcgacacacacacacacacactctgtgTCAGGGCGGCTAGAAGCCACCACCACCTGTCATGGGCGCTGGTTGCACCACCCTTTCCGCCCTCTGCCTTTCCATCTCCCCACACACCcgtgtgttttttgtgtttgttttagcCAATTATTTTGGACGgctcataaataattttcggTGTTTGTGCTTCTAATTTATCGTCAGCGAAATGGGCGATTTCTAAAAGCACTTCGTTGTTCCCTTCAATTAGCGACTCTGCAATTGGCACAACGCCAAGTACTTGGCTGATCTTGAATTTGCGCAAGCAATTCTCACGCTTTTCGAGTGTCACAGTGAAGACTCTCTAAAGGGGACTtggtttttctatattttctttaattcgtgtgtctttttttttgctcttttgATGTACCAGttttacttatatataaataaataaacattataaattataatataagggTGCCTTTAAAGATCAAATAAAACGCCTCaaattaaaaggtttttcGTTCAAGAATAAGTTTTTTATGTAAGTCTGATACCAAATTGAAATAACTCTTATACATTAACATAATTTACATCCGTTTTTGGCTTGTATTAAGCTTTaaaggcatttatttatggttttaaataaaataagtttgtTTATGTtgaccttaaaaaaaaaactaaaacttaaatcaaatcattcttaattgtttaaatattacatttattttccaataataataaatttgacAGAGTCACATTTTGAATGTTGCTAGCTTGTATTTTTCTCCATATCTCCGTCTGCACTCGTTCAAAGTGACGCaatcatttgcattttattttaattcctatGATTGTTTCACTGCCTGGCTGAATAACCAGTTGCTGTTTGTCGTCGCGTTGTTTCTGCTTTGCTGTTGTGTTTCTCTGCATCTATCAAAACTTTGTATCTGGCTTTAATGTGATTAGCTGCGGCAATTATGCCAATTCAAGTTcattatgatgatgatgtggtTGTTGCTGCAGCTAACTGTTATTattggtatttatttaattgtcaTTGTTAGCGTTTCGTAAGGCAACAGCACCAATAGTAGCCGCGaaacgaaagacttaggcaacaaACTCGTTCGGCCAAATTGAATCCAAAGCGACGGCTCGCCCCATGCAAATGCTTCCGATCAACCGcttatcaatttatttaaatgtctCCCGATTGTGAACAATTGTGTCTGTGCAGAGCAACTTTCGTTTTTGCCTTTTGTATATcgtcatgtgtgtgtgtgattgtgTGCTGCTGCTTCTACTTTTGTCatttgttataatttattttcgtgGCATTTCATCCGCATTCAGGTggaaaagaaaccaaaagcCAGCACGGAACAGCGGAGATAATGCGATGTATGAAAAAGTATTCTATGCAGCGAGCGAGGCGGCTTCTCGGGTTGCTTCCACCTCTATCTGGCTTCTTAGTCACACCCAAGTGACCATGCTGCCTGCCACAGAGTGTGATGTAAGTCGCACGAGGCGTTTTGTCAAAGCCGCCCCCGACTAATTTCCCCCAGCTTTGCAGAGGGTCTTCCCAACTGACGTATCCATGTCCATTACAATTATCATTACACGCTAATTATGTCAAAAGCAAGGCATAATTGGACCATTCAATCACACCGATTGTGATCGCATCAAGAGATCAAACTGAgccactctttttttttttattttgtctttttgGTCGCACTCGTGGGCGTTGCCATTCATGGAACGTGAACTGTTGATTGATATTCGGTTTGATGCGGGGGCCGAGAACAAAGCCGGGGGGGATTATTGATCAGTTAGTCACCATCGGAGAGGTGTCGAGTGGTGGTCAGCCCTCGCCCGCCCGATTCACACATCACATCAATTTGTATTGCCTCACATTCGCTCTGCTCGATCAGGAGGAGACCTCAAAAGCggaacaaaatttaattcacaGCCAATCAAAATAATTTGGTGTTACAAAATCGACGAGCGGCCTTCGccgcatttgcatttttcccCTATTTCCATTTCGAGGCATTTTCCATTAGTGCTGCAGTGTAGCAGCAGCTGAAGCGGGCAGCATGCAATCCGAAGATCAGCAACCTTCGCTGGGGAAACGGTGCCGCAACTGGCGCTAATCGTAAGGAGGCCTTGCCACCCCCCAGTCCACGGTGTTAGCGTTCATTAAACTTGGAAAGAAAGCAaaacgatgacgatgactCCGAGTGCGGCGGGTTTTGGCTTGCTTTGTCCGGGCAGGTGAGCcgcatttgttttaattttggtCAAAGCAACTGCCgccgcaacagcagccacaATGCATTCAATAAAAGTTACATGCACACACTCGCGCAGTCTGATTTTTTCCACTTCAATTTAATTGttgaaaccaaacaaaaagaaacataaaaaCCGAAAGGAAACCTGCCAGCAACAATCGCGTCAATTaatcaaatggaaaatgcaacTTTTGCCGGTGCCAGGCGGCAGGCGGCAGTTGCAAGTTGCACGAGCGAGTTGCAACAAAAGCAACGGCAGCAACGTCAAGTTCAATTGTGGCACGTTTCGAGGCAAACTCGAACTCTCCCAGCGAGGTCAATGGCAAGGCGAAACAGCTTCGATTCCCACCACCAGCCTGGCGACCCTTTTCCGTGCCAATTTCTTGTCCACCGTGTccagttaattaaaattcattaataatcTCAGCTCAGagccaaaataaatgaaagtttttattttggctcgGCTCGACCCACCACCGCCTGCGCAGTTGGCTTTGGACTTGTGTTTTTGGGCCTGATTTGGTCTTGGCCGAAAAATCTAATCGCAGCTCGAATAGGAAATGTCCATCCCACTCAGCCAGTAATAGTTTTTGGTCATTTTCGTTGGACAGCTTCTGCCAGCAGCGATCGGACGGATGACGAGGATGAGCGGATGAGCGGATGATGGCCGAAAGTGTCTGCGTCGCCCCCAGAACCAACAGCTTCACTCGGCAAACTCGACAAACCAGCCTGAAGCACTAGACGCCTTTGCCGAATACCCGTAAATTCCGCGCCAAGTGAAATTAGAAGAGGAAAAGAAAAGTGACAAACTCAACAGGTCCCCCCGAAACCAGTCGGaagacacacacatacacagagCCTGAGCCACAACGGCGGCACTATGTATCGGCCAAATTTCTACGAGTCGACTTGCCTGCGGTGCAGCGAGACCGTCTATCAGGTAGATCGTGTGGGGCCGCTCAAGGATTTCACATTCTTCCATTCCGGTTGCTTCAAATGCGTGCACTGCGGCACCAAGCTGACGCTCAAGACGTATTTCAATAATCAGCACAAGCAGGATGACAAAGAGGTAAGTGCCACCGCACGAGAGTTGGCTCCAGTGAGAGTCTACCTCACACAGAGACGGAGACGGGGACGGACTGAGACGAAAGACTTAGGCGACAAACGCGCCAGGCTAAATATTTGCACAGCTGCCATATGCAAAATGGAATTCGAACGACTCTAcgacacttttttttttgtgtgcctatgcataataataaataacttcGTTATTGCACTGTGCCGAGGCGCAAATGTGTGTCAGTGCGGTCTGTCATTCATATGCAATATAGATAGACGTACAGTAATGCATGGACAGTGCGTTTCGCAGCTAACATGGCTGTGGTGAGTATCggttttaaatagttaaagtCTAGCAAAGATTTATAGATAATTAGGCAACAAAGTTATGGAGTTATGGCAGATTTTTCTAgccaataaaacataaataaatttaatcagCACCCACAACCAacaaatgaataataaaactCTTGAaagtaattataatttgtgGCCAGGTCCATGTTTGTGGTTGCATGTCTATTACCACCTGCTGTGTGTAGGTGAAGCGGTTAAAGTTGCATTTGCAAGCGACTGACTTTTGGGGTCTGCTCACGCACTCAAAGCGAAACCCAATAAGGCTAATGGGGTATATTGATTTGGTCGTTGGCTCTAAACGTATAGTGATTCAGCTGAAAATTCCTTTATGCTTAAGGAAAACCTTAATTGTAGATGACTATCTAAGACCATTAGGAAAACTCAAAGAAAATCAAAGTAAGAGGCGAAAAAGGGGAAACAGTACTTACCGTAAGCCAAactacaaaattaatttcaattacgAAGCAATTGGAAATGTATACAATTTGTAAGTATATTAAAAATCTTGTATTGCTCTTACATTCCAGGTATATTGCAGTTCACATGTACCAAAGAGCGGACCCGGCCATCTCGACCAGACCTCCGTGGGCATTCGTCAGGCCCTGAATGCGCCGCGCACCAACAAATTCGTGAACGAACAGATCCGGGGCACACGGAGCGAGATCGATGGTTAGTCAGCATAGATTCCTTAAGTAACTGCGAGCTAACATCTCTTCTTTGCTGGATTTCTTTAGGTGGACCCTTGGGTGGTTCGCGTCAGTCCACACCCAATGGCTACGGTGGCCGGGATGTGAGCTCTCCGTCGCAGAACGACTCCGACTACAAATACGGGCGCTTTGATGCCAGTGCTCTTCACATTGCCCACGCCCTCAAGCAAACGGAGATCCAGAAGGCCTACAATAAGGCACGCGAGAAGCCCATCGATTTCTACCTG includes:
- the LOC108076735 gene encoding DDB1- and CUL4-associated factor 11 encodes the protein MGNQLGIQLTSDDGDTFDDSDNELGFNVINFTVNAMDMELRSPCYHSNEMPIIRSKPDLEKFQATDIYKEIRASSGLGSHHPDNRWNLVRALQQRENGLASPHSASFSKNQQRYISNLYIPNKKSTRLMSLDSKVFVTKFNRSGSMLLTACQDGIVRIYDGAKGTYHLLKRIRARDVEWSIVDADFSPNGQHFAYSTWSRTFFVMPVNGTDDDCQWIDVQGLPNHRLAIFSLRYSPTGDKIVGASNNATVIVTDIRTRSTQILRTHRMPGTDVNSVCFLHDKDPNVIIAGCDDGLLKVFDLRTTFRSREFSKSVASFIGHYDGVTYIDSRNDGYHVLSNSKDQSIKIWDMRKPSNLRNRSRARQQQLDLTMWDYRWNRVPREFYNPHKPLDGDTSIMTYRGHRVTKTLLRAKFSPMEQTGQRYIYTGCATGRIIIYDVLTGKIKEAIEGHRNVIRDLDWHPERAEIVSGSWDTHVHLNNFSRSNANRSMKRSHSSDPDKRPLRRSRRLANRNMTPD